In Schistocerca cancellata isolate TAMUIC-IGC-003103 chromosome 7, iqSchCanc2.1, whole genome shotgun sequence, a genomic segment contains:
- the LOC126092012 gene encoding serine/arginine-rich splicing factor 7-like, whose amino-acid sequence MSRYRDSGSSDAKLYVGDLGSSASKQELEEAFSYYGPLRNVWVARNPPGFAFVEFEDVRDAEDAIRGLDGRTICGRRVRVEMSNGIGGKGGRFRGSVPRRGRPFHPEDRCYECGERGHYARDCYRYRSRSSGRRRSYSRSRSRSRSRSRSRSRSRSRRSRTRSRSRSRSKTPRSRSRTRSPARSRTPRSRSRSGSRARDSPDRNGDVNTNERD is encoded by the exons ATGTCTCGATATCGAGATTCGGGGTCATCTGATGCTAAGTTATATGTTGGAGACTTAG GATCGTCGGCGTCCAAACAGGAACTTGAAGAAGCGTTTTCGTATTACGGCCCCTTGCGCAATGTGTGGGTCGCTCGTAATCCACCCGGCTTTGCGTTTGTGGAATTTGAGGACGTGAGAGACGCAGAAGATGCAATTCGGGGGTTGGATGGAAG AACTATATGTGGCAGAAGAGTTCGTGTAGAGATGTCAAATGGCATAGGTGGCAAAGGTGGCCGTTTCAGAGGTTCAGTACCACGACGAGGTCGGCCATTTCACCCAGAAGACAGGTGCTACGAATGTGGGGAGCGAGGCCACTATGCCCGTGATTGCTACAGATACCGTTCTCGTAGCAGTGGACGGCGCAG GTCATACTCACGTAGTCGTTCACGTTCAAGATCAAGATCACGTAGCCGCAGCAGGTCACGAAGCCGTCGTTCAAGAACAAGATCAAGATCTCGCAGTCGCTCGAAGACACCTAGGTCACGTTCTCGCACTCGCAGTCCAGCTCGCTCTAGGACACCGCGCTCACGAAGCCGCAGTGGAAGCAG